One region of Kytococcus sedentarius DSM 20547 genomic DNA includes:
- a CDS encoding ArsR/SmtB family transcription factor produces the protein MATDRHNQWAQRFDLLGDTTRLRLLDRMHHHPGSSVAELAEAAGISQATASQALRTLRSQGWVEATRDGRSMRYRLVDETAHRLLHVMGADHEPGDAG, from the coding sequence ATGGCCACCGACCGTCACAACCAGTGGGCGCAGCGCTTCGACCTGCTCGGGGACACCACCCGGCTGCGCCTGCTGGACCGGATGCACCACCACCCCGGCTCGTCGGTGGCCGAGCTCGCCGAGGCCGCGGGCATCAGCCAGGCCACGGCCTCCCAGGCGCTGCGGACCCTGCGCTCGCAGGGCTGGGTGGAGGCGACCCGGGACGGACGCTCGATGCGCTACCGGCTGGTGGACGAGACGGCCCACCGGCTGCTGCACGTGATGGGCGCCGACCACGAGCCGGGTGACGCCGGCTGA